A region of Vicugna pacos chromosome 7, VicPac4, whole genome shotgun sequence DNA encodes the following proteins:
- the ASNS gene encoding asparagine synthetase [glutamine-hydrolyzing], with the protein MCGIWALFGSDDCLSVQCLSAMKIAHRGPDAFRFENVNGYTNCCFGFHRLAVVDQLFGMQPIRVKKYPYLWLCYNGEIYNHKKLQHHFEFEYQTKVDGEIILHLYDKGGIEQTICMLDGVFAFILLDTANKKVFLGRDTYGVRPLFKAMTEDGFLAVCSEAKGLVNLKHSMTPFLKVEPFLPGHYEVLDLKPNGKVASVEMVKHHHCRDEPLHALYDNVEKLFPGFEIETVKTNLRILFDNAIKKRLMTDRRIGCLLSGGLDSSLVAATLLKHLKEAQIQYPLQTFAIGMEDSPDLLAARKVANHIGSEHHEVLFNSEEGIQVLDEVIFSLETYDITTVRASVGMYLISKYIRKNTDSVVIFSGEGSDELTQGYIYFHKAPSPEKAEEESERLLKELYLFDVLRADRTTAAHGLELRVPFLDHRFSSYYLSLPPDMRVPKNGIEKHLLRETFEDSNLIPKEILWRPKEAFSDGITSVKNSWFQILQEYIEHQVDDAVMANAAQKFPFNTPKTKEGYYYRQIFERHYPGRADWLPHYWMPRWIHATDPSARTLTHYKAAAKA; encoded by the exons ATGTGCGGCATTTGGGCCCTCTTTGGCAGCGATGACTGCCTTTCCGTTCAGTGTCTAAGTGCTATGAAGATTGCACATAGGGGTCCAGATGCATTTCGTTTTGAGAATGTCAATGGATACACCAACTGCTGCTTTGGATTTCACCGGTTGGCGGTAGTTGACCAGCTGTTTGGAATGCAGCCAATCCGAGTGAAGAAATATCCTTATTTGTGGCTCTGTTATAACGGTGAAATCTACAACCACAAGAAG CTGCAACACCATTTTGAATTTGAATACCAGACCAAAGTGGATGGTGAGATAATCCTTCATCTTTATGACAAAGGAGGAATTGAGCAAACAATTTGTATGTTGGATGGGgtgtttgcatttattttactgGATACTGCCAATAAGAAAGTGTTCTTGGGCAGAGATACCTATGGAGTCAGACCTCTGTTTAAAGCCATGACAGAAGATGGATTTTTGGCCGTGTGTTCAGAAGCTAAAG GTCTTGTTAACTTGAAGCACTCCATGACTCCTTTTTTAAAAGTGGAGCCTTTCCTCCCAGGACACTATGAAGTTTTGGATTTAAAGCCAAATGGCAAAGTTGCGTCAGTGGAAATGGTTAAACATCACCACTGTAGAGATGAGCCTCTGCACGCCCTCTATGACAACGTGGAGAAACTCTTCCCAG GTTTTGAGATAGAAACTGTGAAGACCAACCTCCGGATCCTTTTTGACAATGCCATTAAGAAACGTTTGATGACGGACAGAAGAATTGGCTGCCTTTTATCAG GGGGTTTGGATTCCAGTTTAGTTGCTGCCACCCTGTTGAAACACCTAAAAGAGGCCCAAATACAGTACCCTCTGCAGACATTTGCAATCGGCATGGAAGACAGTCCGGATTTACTAGCTGCTAGGAAG GTGGCAAACCATATTGGGAGCGAACACCATGAAGTCCTCTTTAACTCTGAGGAAGGCATTCAGGTTCTGGATGAAGTCATATTTTCCTTGGAAACTTATGACATTACAACAGTCCGTGCTTCAGTAG gCATGTACTTAATTTCCAAATACATTCGGAAGAACACAGATAGTGTGGTGATCTTCTCTGGAGAAGGTTCAGATGAACTTACTCAGGGTTACATATATTTTCACAAG GCTCCTTCCCCTGAGAAAGCTGAGGAGGAGAGTGAGAGGCTTCTGAAGGAACTCTATTTGTTTGATGTTCTCCGTGCAGATCGAACTACTGCTGCCCATGG ccTTGAATTGAGAGTCCCCTTCCTGGATCATCGATTTTCTTCCTATTACTTGTCTCTGCCACCGGATATGAGAGTCCCCAAG AACGGGATAGAAAAGCATCTCCTGAGAGAGACGTTTGAGGATTCCAATCTGATACCTAAAGAGATTCTCTGGCGACCTAAAGAAGCCTTCAGTGATGGAATAACCTCAGTTAAGAATTCCTGGTTTCAGATTTTACAGGAGTATATTGAACATCAG GTTGATGATGCAGTGATGGCAAACGCAGCCCAGAAATTTCCCTTCAATACTCCAAAAACGAAAGAAGGGTATTACTACCGGCAAATCTTTGAACGCCACTACCCAGGCCGGGCTGACTGGCTTCCCCATTACTGGATGCCCCGGTGGATCCACGCCACTGACCCTTCTGCCCGCACCCTGACTCACTACAAGGCCGCTGCCAAGGCTTAG